The Mesorhizobium koreense genome includes a window with the following:
- a CDS encoding sulfite exporter TauE/SafE family protein, giving the protein MEHDLFLLGAGFVGALMNALAGGGSFVTLPALIAVGVPSVEANASSTVALWPGGAASAWTYHEGRQRICGIGTGLMLAVTLAGGFAGSLLLLWTPSSSFNVILPWMLLLATLALAFGRRIGPALQGRLNGRRGPVVLIQFALGAYGGYFGGAVGLMMVAAWSALGEHEIKMLNGPRTLLVSAANTIAVVTFAFAGAVRWPETLAILVGGLAGGFAGAKIGRAVPAHVACVATLFWTAGVTLVFFSRAYLG; this is encoded by the coding sequence ATGGAGCATGATCTTTTCCTCCTTGGTGCCGGGTTTGTCGGCGCGTTGATGAACGCCCTTGCCGGCGGCGGCTCGTTCGTCACCTTGCCCGCACTGATCGCCGTCGGCGTACCTTCGGTCGAGGCGAATGCGTCGAGCACGGTGGCGCTATGGCCCGGTGGCGCCGCAAGCGCCTGGACCTATCACGAAGGCAGGCAGCGCATATGCGGAATCGGAACGGGCCTGATGCTGGCCGTAACGCTCGCGGGCGGCTTCGCCGGCAGCCTGCTTCTGCTGTGGACGCCCTCCTCGTCCTTCAACGTGATCCTGCCTTGGATGCTTCTGCTGGCGACACTCGCGCTTGCCTTCGGGCGCCGGATCGGGCCGGCGCTGCAAGGCCGCCTGAACGGGCGGCGCGGCCCGGTGGTGCTGATCCAGTTCGCGCTCGGCGCCTATGGCGGATATTTCGGCGGCGCCGTAGGCTTGATGATGGTAGCGGCGTGGTCCGCTCTCGGCGAACACGAAATAAAGATGCTGAACGGCCCGCGAACATTGCTCGTCAGCGCCGCCAACACGATCGCGGTCGTGACCTTCGCGTTCGCCGGCGCGGTTCGTTGGCCGGAGACGCTGGCGATTCTGGTCGGCGGATTGGCCGGCGGCTTCGCGGGCGCCAAGATCGGCCGCGCAGTCCCCGCCCATGTGGCCTGCGTGGCGACACTGTTCTGGACGGCAGGCGTGACCCTGGTCTTTTTCTCGCGCGCGTATCTCGGCTAG
- the ettA gene encoding energy-dependent translational throttle protein EttA yields the protein MARQFIYHMSGLSKAYGTKKVLENIHLSFYPDAKIGILGPNGAGKSTVLRIMAGLDKEWSGEAWLAEGATVGYLPQEPQLDPALDVFGNVMEGVAAKTAIVERYNELMMNYSDETADESAHLQDEMDRLNLWDLEQQVEMAMEALGCPPKDADVTNLSGGERRRVALCQLLLRQPDLLLLDEPTNHLDAETTAWLEKHLRAYPGAVMIITHDRYFLDNVTGWILELDRGRGIPYEGNYTAYLDAKAKRLKQEGREDDARQRAIGREREWIASSPKARQSKSKARIKAFEELLDAADKRRPSDTQIVIPHGERLGNVVIEVDGLSKGFDDTLLIDDLEFKLPPGGIVGVIGPNGAGKTTLFKMITGQEKPDAGSVRIGETVKLGYVDQSRDTLDPAKTVWEEISGGAEVIKLGKHEVNSRAYCSSFNFRGGDQQQKVGNLSGGQRNRVHLAKMLKNGGNVLLLDEPTNDLDTETLAALEDALESFAGCAVIISHDRMFLDRMATHMLAFEGDSHVEWFEGNFEDYEADKARRLGPEALNPHKMTYKRLTR from the coding sequence GTGGCACGCCAGTTCATCTATCACATGTCGGGCCTCTCCAAGGCTTACGGCACCAAGAAGGTGCTCGAGAACATCCATCTGTCCTTCTACCCGGACGCCAAGATAGGCATCCTCGGGCCAAACGGCGCCGGCAAGTCGACCGTGCTCAGGATCATGGCCGGGCTCGACAAGGAGTGGAGCGGCGAGGCCTGGCTCGCCGAAGGCGCGACCGTCGGCTACCTGCCGCAGGAGCCGCAGCTCGACCCGGCGCTCGACGTGTTCGGCAACGTCATGGAAGGTGTCGCCGCCAAGACCGCCATCGTCGAACGCTATAACGAACTCATGATGAACTATTCCGACGAAACGGCCGACGAATCGGCGCATCTCCAGGACGAGATGGACCGGCTGAATTTGTGGGACCTCGAGCAGCAGGTGGAGATGGCGATGGAGGCGCTCGGCTGCCCGCCGAAGGACGCCGACGTCACCAATCTCTCGGGCGGCGAGCGCCGCCGCGTAGCGCTCTGCCAGCTTCTGCTGCGACAGCCAGATCTCCTGCTGCTCGATGAGCCTACCAACCACCTCGACGCCGAGACGACGGCGTGGCTCGAAAAGCATCTGCGCGCCTATCCGGGCGCCGTGATGATCATCACCCACGACCGCTACTTCCTAGACAACGTCACCGGCTGGATCCTCGAGCTCGACCGCGGCCGGGGCATCCCCTACGAAGGCAACTACACCGCCTATCTGGACGCCAAGGCCAAGCGCCTGAAGCAGGAGGGCCGCGAGGACGACGCGCGCCAGCGGGCTATCGGCCGTGAGCGCGAGTGGATCGCCTCCTCGCCCAAGGCCCGGCAGTCCAAGTCGAAGGCCCGCATCAAGGCCTTCGAGGAGCTTCTGGACGCAGCCGACAAGCGCCGCCCCTCCGATACTCAGATCGTCATCCCGCATGGCGAGCGGCTCGGAAACGTGGTGATCGAGGTGGACGGCCTGTCGAAGGGTTTTGACGATACGCTCCTGATCGACGATCTCGAATTCAAGCTGCCGCCCGGCGGCATTGTCGGCGTCATCGGCCCGAACGGCGCCGGCAAGACGACGCTCTTCAAGATGATCACCGGGCAGGAAAAGCCCGACGCCGGCTCGGTTCGCATCGGCGAGACCGTCAAGCTCGGCTATGTCGACCAGAGCCGCGATACGCTCGATCCGGCCAAGACCGTATGGGAGGAAATCTCCGGCGGTGCCGAGGTGATCAAGCTTGGCAAGCACGAGGTGAATTCAAGGGCTTATTGCTCCTCCTTCAACTTCCGCGGCGGCGACCAGCAGCAGAAGGTCGGCAATCTCTCCGGCGGTCAGCGTAACCGGGTGCATCTGGCAAAGATGCTGAAGAACGGCGGCAACGTGCTCCTCCTCGACGAACCGACCAACGACCTCGATACGGAAACGCTGGCAGCACTCGAAGACGCGCTCGAAAGCTTCGCCGGTTGCGCCGTCATCATCAGCCACGACCGTATGTTCCTCGACCGCATGGCCACCCACATGCTGGCCTTCGAAGGCGACAGCCATGTCGAATGGTTCGAGGGCAATTTCGAGGACTATGAGGCCGACAAGGCGCGGAGGTTGGGCCCAGAGGCGCTCAACCCGCACAAGATGACGTATAAGCGGCTGACGCGGTAG
- a CDS encoding nitroreductase → MLAPDNRNLTQDEEAAIVDEAITSRRSVRAFLPDPVDEKIIREILEVASRAPSGTNMQPWKGYVATGETKQKITDAVMNSGIRAEKAKWDEYKYYPDKFFEPYYARRRAVGYSLYGALGIGKRDVDQMRAQHDRNFVFFDAPVGMIFTIDRRLNQGSWVDHGMLLQSIMIAARGRGLHTCPQAAFAPYHNQIRPVLGIPDEEIVVCGMALGYEDTSKPENTLRTEREPVDEWVKFFK, encoded by the coding sequence ATGCTGGCGCCGGACAACAGGAACCTGACGCAGGACGAGGAAGCGGCGATCGTCGACGAGGCCATCACCTCGCGACGGTCCGTGCGCGCATTCCTGCCGGACCCGGTGGACGAGAAAATCATCCGCGAAATCCTGGAAGTCGCCTCGCGGGCGCCCTCCGGCACCAACATGCAACCCTGGAAAGGCTATGTCGCGACCGGCGAGACCAAGCAGAAGATCACCGACGCCGTCATGAATTCCGGCATCCGCGCGGAAAAGGCGAAGTGGGACGAATACAAATATTATCCCGACAAGTTCTTCGAGCCTTACTATGCGAGGCGCCGCGCGGTGGGATATTCGCTTTACGGCGCGCTTGGCATCGGCAAGCGCGACGTCGACCAGATGCGCGCCCAGCATGATCGCAATTTCGTCTTCTTCGACGCGCCGGTCGGCATGATCTTCACCATCGACCGGCGGCTGAACCAAGGCTCTTGGGTCGATCACGGCATGCTGTTGCAGTCGATCATGATCGCCGCCCGGGGCAGGGGGTTGCATACGTGCCCGCAGGCGGCGTTCGCGCCCTATCACAACCAGATACGGCCGGTTCTTGGCATACCGGATGAAGAGATTGTCGTGTGCGGCATGGCGCTCGGCTACGAGGACACGTCCAAGCCGGAGAATACTCTGCGCACCGAGCGCGAGCCGGTCGACGAATGGGTCAAATTCTTCAAATAG
- a CDS encoding GcvT family protein encodes MAKVPPTARVVIIGGGAIGVSSLYHLAKAGWTDCVLLEKNELTSGSTWHAAGNVPTFSASWSVMNMQRYSTELYRGLAAETGYPMNYHVTGSLRLAHTEERMREFRRVRGMGRYQGMEIEIVGENDIRSRYPFIETDGLAGALYDPSDGDIDPAQLTQALAKGARDMGATIVRFCPVTGVRRDMGEWVITTPDGEIRCEYVVNAAGYRAGEVGRMFGRDVPIMVMSHQYILFEEIPELKAWSQQAGHKLPLLRDVDTSWYLRQEKYGMNLGPYEKGCRAHWASPDDPMPEDFSFQLFPDDLDRLEWYLNDAAERIPILGTAGVSKVINGPIPYAPDGNPLIGPMPGVPNAFEACVFTFGIAQAGGAGKVLAEWVTEGRTEWDMWSCDPRRFTAFASAPDYAVAKGMEVYGHEYAIHFPRHTWPAARNRKLSPIHDRIADLGAQFGAYNGWERANWYAAPGDDISEASTQTFRRDGPWQERIREECLAVRDAAGILDLPGFSRFRLQGDGARVWLSSLITGVVPKPGRIGLGYFADDDGRIVTEMSIMALEEDFFFLITAAAAELHDFEWLQKHLPEKTELSLKNMTEAFSCQILSGPNSRKILAEICDGDLSLPWLSHQSCRIADRWLQLVRVSFAGELGWEIHTHMADTPSIFDAIWEAGQGHGLKPFGMFALDSLRLEKGYRAWKQDLSTDYTILQGGLDRFVKWDKPDFKGKAALLKEKQKGVTKRFATLVLDNPGECDAPYMSTLWHGEKIVGETLSGGWGHRVDKSLALGMLRSDLTEPGTRVEVEIFGERFAATVQPGQAVWDPTNERIRA; translated from the coding sequence ATGGCGAAAGTCCCGCCCACCGCGCGCGTGGTGATCATCGGCGGCGGCGCGATCGGCGTCTCCTCGCTCTATCATCTGGCAAAAGCCGGCTGGACCGACTGCGTGCTTCTCGAGAAGAACGAACTGACCTCCGGTTCGACCTGGCATGCCGCCGGCAATGTGCCGACCTTTTCCGCCTCATGGTCGGTCATGAACATGCAGCGCTATTCGACCGAGCTTTATCGCGGGCTCGCGGCCGAGACCGGCTATCCGATGAACTACCACGTCACCGGCTCGCTGCGGCTCGCCCACACCGAGGAACGCATGCGCGAGTTCCGGCGCGTGCGGGGCATGGGCCGTTACCAGGGCATGGAGATCGAGATCGTCGGCGAAAACGACATCAGGAGCCGCTACCCGTTCATCGAGACGGACGGGCTCGCCGGCGCGCTCTACGACCCGAGCGACGGCGATATAGACCCGGCGCAGCTGACGCAGGCGCTGGCCAAGGGCGCGCGCGATATGGGCGCGACGATCGTCCGCTTCTGCCCCGTCACGGGGGTGCGGCGCGACATGGGCGAATGGGTCATTACGACGCCGGACGGCGAAATCCGCTGCGAATATGTGGTCAATGCCGCAGGTTATCGCGCCGGCGAAGTCGGGCGGATGTTCGGGCGCGACGTGCCGATCATGGTGATGAGCCACCAGTACATCCTGTTCGAGGAAATACCGGAACTGAAGGCGTGGTCCCAGCAAGCCGGCCACAAGCTGCCGCTGCTCCGCGACGTCGACACGTCATGGTACCTGCGGCAGGAGAAATACGGCATGAATCTCGGCCCCTACGAGAAAGGTTGCCGCGCGCATTGGGCTTCGCCCGACGACCCGATGCCGGAGGATTTCTCCTTCCAGCTCTTCCCCGACGATCTCGACCGACTGGAATGGTATTTGAACGACGCCGCCGAGCGCATCCCTATCCTCGGCACGGCAGGCGTCTCCAAGGTCATCAATGGCCCGATCCCCTACGCGCCGGACGGCAATCCGCTGATCGGGCCGATGCCCGGCGTGCCCAATGCCTTCGAGGCCTGCGTCTTCACTTTCGGCATCGCGCAAGCCGGCGGTGCCGGCAAGGTACTGGCCGAATGGGTCACGGAGGGCCGTACGGAATGGGACATGTGGTCGTGCGATCCGCGCCGCTTCACCGCCTTCGCGTCGGCTCCCGACTACGCCGTTGCCAAGGGCATGGAAGTCTACGGCCACGAATATGCCATCCACTTCCCGCGTCACACATGGCCGGCCGCGCGGAACAGGAAACTCTCCCCTATCCACGACCGGATCGCAGATCTCGGCGCTCAATTCGGCGCCTATAATGGCTGGGAACGCGCCAACTGGTACGCGGCACCGGGCGACGACATCTCCGAAGCCTCGACCCAGACCTTCCGCCGCGACGGCCCCTGGCAGGAGCGTATCCGCGAAGAGTGCCTTGCCGTGCGCGATGCCGCCGGCATCCTCGATCTTCCCGGCTTCTCGCGGTTCCGTCTGCAGGGAGACGGCGCGCGCGTGTGGCTGTCCTCGCTCATCACCGGCGTGGTCCCGAAGCCCGGTCGCATAGGCCTCGGCTATTTCGCCGACGATGACGGCCGCATCGTCACCGAAATGTCGATCATGGCGCTGGAGGAAGATTTCTTCTTCCTCATCACGGCGGCAGCCGCAGAACTTCACGATTTCGAATGGCTCCAGAAACACTTGCCGGAGAAAACGGAACTATCGCTCAAGAACATGACGGAAGCCTTTTCCTGCCAGATCCTGAGCGGTCCCAATTCACGGAAAATCCTCGCTGAAATCTGCGACGGCGATCTGTCGCTTCCATGGCTCTCGCATCAATCCTGCAGGATCGCGGATCGCTGGCTTCAGCTCGTGCGCGTTTCCTTCGCCGGCGAACTCGGCTGGGAAATCCATACGCATATGGCCGATACGCCCTCCATCTTCGACGCAATATGGGAAGCCGGCCAAGGTCACGGCCTGAAACCCTTCGGCATGTTCGCGCTCGACTCGCTCAGGCTGGAGAAAGGCTACCGCGCCTGGAAGCAGGACCTTTCCACCGACTACACCATCCTTCAGGGTGGGCTCGACCGCTTCGTCAAATGGGATAAGCCCGATTTCAAGGGCAAGGCCGCGCTCCTGAAGGAAAAACAGAAGGGCGTAACCAAGCGTTTCGCGACACTGGTTCTCGACAATCCCGGCGAATGCGACGCGCCCTACATGTCGACGCTCTGGCATGGTGAAAAGATCGTTGGCGAGACGTTGTCAGGAGGCTGGGGCCACAGAGTGGACAAGTCGCTGGCGCTCGGCATGCTGCGCTCCGACCTGACAGAGCCGGGAACGCGGGTGGAGGTCGAGATTTTCGGCGAGCGCTTCGCCGCCACTGTACAGCCCGGCCAGGCGGTCTGGGACCCGACAAACGAAAGAATAAGAGCCTGA
- a CDS encoding pyridoxal phosphate-dependent aminotransferase, with translation MPKPSSRISGISPSGKDGWEVHFAALARYQAGEDILMLSVGDHDFDTPSETVEACVTAVRSGHHHYTQLPGLPPLREAMAKIASEATGVPTTAGEVLATPGGQSALYAAVQATLDPGDHAVVVAPYYATYPGTFRAAGASFTVVEARAEDGFQPDAKAVEEAVRPNTRAILINTPNNPTGAVYTRGTLEGIAEICRKHDLWLFSDEVYWTLAGAEPHLSPRALPGMKERTLVINSLSKSHGMTGWRIGWLTGPADLIRLAIGLNLVSTYGLNDFVSRAAIEALENRYGVDEIAARYAARRDIFLGEMRGFNAVTVRGSEGGMYVMLDIRAVEPDCERFAWALLEAEKVGVMPGSSFGEAAAGHIRISLCQPDELLKEAAKRLRRFISAYPGENKSRAAS, from the coding sequence ATGCCAAAACCCTCTTCTCGCATTTCCGGCATAAGCCCTTCCGGCAAGGACGGCTGGGAGGTGCATTTCGCAGCCCTTGCCCGCTATCAGGCCGGCGAGGACATATTGATGCTGTCGGTCGGAGACCATGATTTCGACACGCCGTCGGAAACGGTCGAGGCCTGCGTAACGGCCGTCCGCTCGGGCCATCATCATTACACCCAACTGCCCGGCCTGCCGCCCCTGCGCGAAGCCATGGCGAAGATCGCCAGCGAGGCGACCGGCGTACCGACGACAGCTGGCGAGGTGCTCGCCACCCCCGGCGGCCAGTCCGCGCTCTACGCCGCCGTTCAGGCGACGCTCGATCCGGGCGACCATGCGGTCGTCGTGGCGCCCTATTACGCGACTTATCCCGGCACGTTCCGCGCCGCCGGCGCGAGCTTCACCGTGGTCGAGGCACGCGCTGAGGACGGTTTCCAGCCTGACGCGAAGGCCGTCGAGGAGGCCGTCCGGCCGAACACCCGCGCCATCCTCATCAATACCCCGAACAACCCGACCGGCGCCGTCTATACGCGCGGGACGCTGGAGGGGATCGCGGAGATCTGCCGCAAGCACGATCTCTGGCTCTTCTCCGACGAGGTCTACTGGACACTTGCCGGGGCGGAGCCGCATCTGTCGCCGCGCGCGCTGCCCGGCATGAAGGAACGGACGCTGGTCATCAATTCCCTGTCGAAGAGCCACGGCATGACCGGCTGGCGCATCGGCTGGCTGACCGGCCCGGCCGACCTGATCCGTCTCGCCATCGGCCTCAACCTTGTCTCCACCTATGGGCTGAACGACTTCGTCAGCCGCGCCGCGATCGAGGCGCTGGAGAACCGCTACGGCGTGGACGAGATCGCCGCGCGCTACGCCGCGCGCCGCGATATCTTCCTTGGGGAGATGCGCGGCTTCAACGCAGTCACGGTGCGCGGCTCGGAAGGCGGCATGTATGTCATGCTCGACATCCGCGCCGTCGAGCCTGATTGCGAGCGTTTCGCCTGGGCGCTGCTCGAAGCCGAGAAGGTCGGGGTCATGCCCGGCTCCAGTTTCGGCGAGGCGGCGGCAGGCCATATCCGCATCAGCCTCTGCCAGCCGGACGAATTGCTCAAGGAGGCAGCAAAACGGCTGCGGCGCTTCATTTCCGCCTATCCCGGTGAGAACAAATCAAGGGCCGCTTCATGA
- a CDS encoding GcvT family protein — MSDLPTRARVVIIGGGVSGCSVAYHLTKLGWKDVVLLERKQLTCGTTWHAAGLVGQLRGSKNMTRLAKYSADLYVKLEAETGIATGMRQVGSISVALTEERKHELYRQATVARAFDIDVREISPAEVKEMYPHLNIDGVVGAVHLPLDGQCDPANIAMALAKGARQRGAKIVEGVKVSDVLVKNGRVAGVSWKKDGERGEIATDIVVNCAGMWAREFGAKSGVTIPLHACEHFYLITEPIEGLGRLPVLRVPDECAYYKEDAGKMMLGAFEPKAKPWGMDGIPEDFCFDQLPEDFAHFEPILEMGVNRLPMLGTAGIHTFFCGPESFTPDDRYYLGEAPELSGYWVAAGYNSIGIVSSGGAGMALAQWINDGEPPFDLWEVDIRRVEPFQRNRRYLRERVSETLGLLYADHFPYRQMASARGVRRSPLHEHLKALGAVFGEVAGWERANWFAHEGQEREYRYSWNRQNWFENNREEHLAVRNGVGLFDMTSFGKIRVEGRDALSFLQRLCGNDLDVPAGRIVYTQMLNERGGIESDLTVTRLSETAFLLIVPGATLQRDLAWLRKHLRDEFAVVTNVSAAEAVLCLMGPNARKLIQKISPDDFSNEAHPFGTAKEIEIGMGLARAHRVTYVGELGWELYVPSEQAVHVFETITEAGAETGLKLCGLHALDSCRIEKAFRHFGHDITDEDHVLEAGLGFAVKLNKGDFTGRDAVLRKKDAGLSRRLVQFRLTDPEPLLFHNEAILRDGKIVGTITSGNYGHHLGGAVGLGYVPSEGESAADVLGSRYEIEIAGERFPAEASLKPMYDPKAERVRA, encoded by the coding sequence ATGAGCGACCTCCCCACCCGTGCCCGCGTCGTCATCATCGGCGGCGGCGTTTCCGGCTGCTCCGTCGCTTATCACCTGACCAAGCTCGGCTGGAAGGACGTCGTTCTTCTCGAACGCAAGCAGCTTACCTGCGGCACCACATGGCACGCGGCGGGGCTTGTCGGCCAGTTGCGCGGCTCGAAGAACATGACGCGGCTCGCTAAATACTCGGCCGATCTCTACGTCAAGCTCGAAGCCGAGACCGGCATCGCCACCGGCATGCGCCAGGTCGGCTCGATCAGCGTCGCGCTCACCGAGGAGCGCAAGCATGAGCTTTATCGGCAGGCAACGGTCGCCCGCGCCTTCGATATCGACGTGCGTGAAATCTCGCCGGCAGAAGTCAAGGAGATGTACCCGCATCTCAACATCGACGGCGTCGTCGGCGCCGTCCATCTGCCGCTCGACGGGCAATGCGACCCGGCCAACATCGCCATGGCTCTCGCCAAGGGCGCAAGGCAGCGCGGCGCGAAGATCGTCGAGGGCGTCAAGGTCTCGGACGTATTGGTGAAGAACGGCCGCGTCGCCGGTGTTTCATGGAAAAAAGACGGCGAGCGCGGTGAGATCGCGACCGACATCGTCGTCAACTGCGCCGGCATGTGGGCGCGCGAGTTCGGCGCGAAGTCGGGCGTCACGATCCCGCTCCACGCCTGCGAGCATTTTTATCTCATCACCGAGCCGATCGAAGGCCTCGGCCGCCTGCCGGTGCTGCGCGTGCCCGACGAATGCGCCTACTATAAGGAAGACGCCGGCAAGATGATGCTCGGAGCCTTCGAGCCGAAAGCCAAGCCGTGGGGGATGGACGGCATCCCGGAAGATTTCTGCTTCGACCAGTTGCCGGAAGATTTCGCTCATTTCGAGCCTATCCTGGAAATGGGCGTCAACCGACTGCCGATGCTCGGCACGGCCGGCATCCACACCTTCTTCTGCGGGCCGGAGAGCTTTACGCCGGACGACCGCTACTATCTTGGCGAGGCGCCCGAACTTTCCGGCTACTGGGTCGCCGCCGGCTACAATTCCATCGGCATCGTCTCGTCCGGCGGCGCCGGCATGGCGCTGGCGCAATGGATCAACGATGGCGAGCCGCCCTTCGATCTCTGGGAAGTCGATATCCGCCGCGTCGAGCCGTTCCAGAGGAACCGCCGCTATCTACGCGAGCGCGTTTCCGAGACGCTCGGTCTGCTCTATGCCGATCATTTCCCATACCGGCAGATGGCGTCCGCGCGCGGCGTGCGGCGCTCGCCGCTCCACGAGCACTTGAAGGCACTGGGCGCGGTCTTCGGTGAAGTCGCCGGCTGGGAGCGGGCCAACTGGTTCGCACACGAAGGGCAGGAGCGCGAATACCGATATTCGTGGAACAGGCAGAACTGGTTCGAGAACAACCGCGAGGAGCATTTGGCCGTTCGCAACGGCGTGGGCCTCTTCGACATGACCTCATTCGGCAAGATCCGAGTGGAAGGCCGCGACGCACTTTCCTTCCTGCAGCGCCTTTGCGGCAACGACCTCGACGTGCCCGCCGGCCGCATCGTCTATACCCAGATGCTGAACGAGCGCGGCGGCATCGAAAGCGACCTGACCGTCACGCGGCTATCGGAGACCGCCTTCCTGCTCATCGTACCGGGCGCGACGCTCCAGCGCGACCTCGCTTGGCTGAGAAAACACCTCCGCGACGAGTTCGCCGTCGTCACCAATGTCAGCGCGGCCGAAGCAGTGCTCTGCCTGATGGGGCCGAACGCGCGGAAACTGATACAGAAAATCAGCCCCGACGATTTCTCCAACGAGGCGCACCCGTTCGGCACGGCGAAGGAGATCGAGATCGGCATGGGCCTCGCCCGCGCCCACCGCGTCACCTATGTCGGTGAGCTCGGCTGGGAGCTCTACGTCCCGTCCGAGCAGGCGGTGCATGTCTTCGAGACGATCACGGAAGCTGGCGCGGAGACCGGCCTGAAACTCTGCGGGCTGCACGCGCTCGATTCCTGCCGCATCGAGAAGGCGTTCCGCCATTTCGGTCACGACATCACCGACGAGGACCATGTGCTGGAAGCCGGGCTCGGCTTCGCGGTAAAGCTGAACAAGGGCGATTTCACCGGCCGCGACGCCGTGCTGCGCAAGAAGGATGCCGGCCTGTCGCGCCGGTTGGTTCAGTTCCGGCTGACCGATCCGGAACCGCTTCTCTTCCACAATGAGGCGATCCTGCGCGACGGAAAAATCGTCGGCACGATCACGTCCGGCAATTACGGCCATCATCTCGGCGGCGCGGTCGGTCTTGGCTATGTGCCCTCGGAGGGCGAGAGCGCGGCTGATGTGCTCGGCTCGCGTTACGAGATCGAGATCGCCGGCGAACGCTTCCCGGCGGAAGCATCGCTGAAACCGATGTACGATCCGAAAGCGGAGCGGGTCAGGGCGTAG
- a CDS encoding NAD(P)H-hydrate dehydratase — MTHELLMPDEMAEVDRLAIGAGPLAGIELMRRAGAAVAAAILERFPDAAAAHVLCGPGNNGGDGYVVARLLAEAGMEVRVWSMAAPKPGTDAAGAAGECPVVPQPLGEFRAGAGEVVIDALFGAGLSKPIAGVAADAIAEIERSGAAVVAVDLPSGISGASGKMLGIAPRADLTVTFFRLKPGHLLYPGRDYCGETVVADIGIRDEILEKVLPSTFENLPALWMHALPFPDVDTHKYKRGHACVFSGGPSATGAARLAAMAAARVGAGAVTVLSPAAAMLVNASHLTAIMLAKVRDRDDLNAFIERRKPNAFVLGPGFGVGERTRELALAILENGDCGGLVLDADGITSFKDAPASLFITAGSGHAPPLVLTPHEGEFARLFPGLAKDGALSKLDRARRAAERSHAVVVYKGPDTVIAAPDGRAAINANGTPFLATAGSGDALAGITAGLLAQGMPAFEAACAAVWMHAEAGSRFGAGLIAEDLPGLLPRVLAEVYGAAS, encoded by the coding sequence ATGACGCATGAACTGCTGATGCCGGATGAGATGGCCGAAGTCGACCGGCTTGCCATTGGGGCGGGGCCGCTCGCCGGCATCGAACTGATGCGCCGGGCCGGCGCGGCGGTGGCAGCGGCTATTCTGGAACGCTTTCCCGACGCCGCTGCCGCTCACGTCCTTTGCGGGCCGGGCAATAATGGCGGCGACGGCTATGTCGTGGCGCGCCTGCTGGCGGAAGCCGGCATGGAGGTCCGCGTCTGGAGCATGGCGGCGCCGAAGCCCGGCACGGATGCGGCCGGCGCCGCCGGCGAATGCCCGGTAGTGCCACAGCCGCTCGGTGAATTCCGCGCTGGTGCCGGTGAGGTGGTGATCGACGCGCTTTTTGGCGCGGGACTTTCCAAGCCAATTGCCGGAGTGGCAGCGGATGCAATCGCCGAAATCGAGCGTTCCGGTGCGGCTGTGGTCGCCGTCGATCTTCCCTCCGGCATTTCCGGAGCGAGCGGCAAGATGCTCGGCATCGCGCCGCGCGCGGATTTGACCGTCACGTTCTTCCGGCTGAAGCCGGGGCATTTGCTTTATCCCGGCCGCGACTATTGCGGGGAGACGGTGGTAGCCGACATCGGCATTCGGGACGAGATTCTGGAAAAGGTCCTGCCAAGCACCTTCGAAAACCTCCCGGCGCTCTGGATGCACGCGCTGCCGTTTCCGGACGTCGATACGCACAAGTACAAACGTGGCCATGCCTGCGTCTTTTCAGGCGGGCCGTCGGCGACCGGCGCGGCGCGGTTGGCTGCGATGGCCGCGGCGAGGGTCGGGGCAGGGGCGGTCACGGTGCTGTCGCCTGCTGCAGCGATGCTGGTCAATGCATCGCACCTGACCGCGATCATGCTGGCGAAGGTGAGGGATCGAGACGATCTCAATGCTTTCATCGAACGGCGCAAGCCGAACGCTTTCGTGCTGGGGCCGGGCTTCGGCGTCGGCGAAAGGACACGCGAACTGGCGCTCGCGATACTGGAAAACGGGGACTGCGGCGGGCTGGTGCTCGACGCCGACGGCATTACCTCGTTCAAGGATGCGCCCGCCTCTCTCTTCATCACAGCCGGCTCGGGACATGCGCCTCCGCTCGTGCTGACGCCGCATGAGGGCGAGTTCGCCAGGCTTTTCCCCGGGCTTGCCAAGGACGGGGCCCTCTCCAAGCTCGACAGGGCGCGCCGGGCGGCGGAGCGCTCCCACGCAGTCGTCGTCTACAAGGGGCCGGACACGGTGATCGCCGCACCTGACGGACGCGCGGCCATCAACGCCAACGGCACGCCCTTCCTCGCGACGGCGGGATCAGGCGATGCGCTCGCCGGCATAACCGCCGGACTACTCGCGCAGGGCATGCCGGCCTTCGAAGCAGCCTGCGCCGCGGTGTGGATGCACGCCGAGGCCGGCAGCCGTTTCGGGGCCGGGCTGATCGCGGAGGATTTGCCGGGTCTGCTGCCGAGGGTGCTGGCGGAGGTTTACGGGGCTGCTTCGTAG